The DNA window accgccgttaaaccccaTCGAAGAATATTTCCTGTCTGACCGGAAAAACCTTTGTTTATTATTTTCAAGATGGCGGCGGGAATGTATTTGGAACACTACCTTGACAGTAAGATAGTAATTTATCATCCTACTAAATATTGTGTAATGtgttgtgtgtatttgttttaCATGCACGCATAGCTACTCCCAAAACCAGTACCTGAGTTTGAGGAGATGAGAAGCCCGGTTAACGTTACTGTTTCGGTTAACGTTACTCCCATGAAAAGTCCAGAGCGAGGGACGAAGAGCACGCGAGAAAGCTAGCGAAGTTAGCTCGCTTGCTATCCGAGCTAGTAAAACAGTGCATAATTGTACCATTCTTAATAGATTCTAAATGAATGTATTGTATCGTATGGTTCTATTCAGTGGTTTCCCTACGTTTACATACTATACATATTTATAGGCCAGCATTAGTAACGTTACTTAACACACACTAGCTATGTTGCAGCCAACTGATACTGCTGTATTTGAATTGGAGCCGATATATGACTTAGTATACTGTACAACACATTGTTTTTCTAGGTATAGAAAACCTGCCATTTGAGCTACAGAGGAATTTCACTCTGATGAGAGACCTGGACACACGGACCGAGGGTGAGACTCTCACACAGATCTGATATTATCCTCATTGTTGTTGTTATCATAACAGGTAAGTAGCAAACACTTATCCAAGCTCCAGTCAAAAGTCAGTGTGCATGTAGCCCATATGATGGTTGTAACCACAACTTACAAATCAtttaatctctctttctctcagatcTGAAAGGGCAGATAAACTCTTTGGCTTGTGAGTACACGTCAAATGCACACACCCTCTCCTCGGAGCAGGGAGAGAGCACCGACTATGACTCGACCTCCAGCAAGGGAAACAAGAGTAAGTTCTGTTCTGACACTGTGCTCATTTTCATTCGGTTCTGTCCCTTGAACACGTTACTTTTTAGTGCTGTCTCATTGCTGtccacacataaacaaacacacagacaacaaCGTTTAAGCCTATAGATAGCTGGGAACTGGGCCGTGTTTATAATTACATGCAATGGAAAATGTTTTACAAAAAACTAGCttattcttattggacaagtccaatTAGTCCCTCCCTATATCAGTCTATTTTCTTCGGTTTGGTgcttaatgaacacgacccaggcaAGCTCCATATGTGTCCATAGCCTGAAGAGTTTTGTGTCTTTCGTAAGGTGAGCTCAGGGGGCCAAAAGAGAAGAAGGTGGCTCGCACGAGGTTGAAGGCGAAGTCAGACGACGACTGCAGTCCCAAGAGCGGGCAGAAGAAAGTCAAACTAACACAAACGTATGTACAATTTGAAACATACGTTTCATAAGCTGATGCTTTGTACCAGATATAAGCTAGACAGCAAATTCTCATCTCCACTCCAATAACCCCCTGAACCTAACTGAAATGTTCTGGTCTTCTCTCACTCTGTACCTTACAACAGTCTCTGATACAGTACATCTCTTCCTCTCAGTATTAATTCCCATTGTCCTCCCTTGTTGTGTCCTTAGGCCTGAGTTCACAGCCCCTACAGTGAACTTTGGGAACGTCCACCCCTCGGACGTGCTGGACATGCCCGTGGACCCCAACGAGCCCACCTACTGCCTGTGTCACCAAGTGTCTTATGGAGAGATGATCGGCTGTCACAACACAGACGTGAGTCCATAGCTTTCTGCCATTGGTTATCTAGCGGTACATGAGCACTAGGTCCAGAGTTGGGGTCATTTCcctttcaattcaggaagtaaacgtAAATTCCAATTTCCTTTTTTTTCCTCATAGAGAGAAGcaatgacatcacttcctgagaTGGTGGAATTGAAATGAAACCCAACCCTGATTGGGTCAACTATTCACTATGAGCCAAATCCTAACCTGAAATCTGGGCACTAGAATGTTTCTACAGAAAATACCACTTTGACATAAATGTGTGATTTGACCAAAAAAGTCTTGAGTTATAAATTAGTGTAGTGTCAAGAAATGAGAGATGGTGTTGGAATGTTTGGCGCTTAAATCACAGATTAATTCAGTAAAACCTAAATAAAGGCTAGTTCCTTTTGGTACATTTTGACCAAGAGTAACCCACTAGTGTACAGCACAGCATTATAAAAGTTGCTCCCTATACTAATGGAATAATACTAATCagaatgtactgtgtgtgtgtgtctcattgcAGTGCTCCATTGAGTGGTTCCACTTTGCCTGCGTGGGGCTGACGACAAAACCCAGAGGAAAATGGTAAGTCAAGGAAGAGATTGGAATTTAGGATGGGGAAATAAGGATGTTTCTCCTGTAACATGGAAGAGACCAACTCACTGAACgtacttttctctctgtctctctcaccctcttttcTCTTGTTCTCTCATTTCTTTCGCCCAGGTACTGTCCAAGGTGTACtcaggagaggaagagaaaatgAACCCAGAGACGATCATAACCAACAATCATAACGCTAGAGGGATGTAGAGTTTACAAAGGAGGGTCCAGTGTTTGTTTTGAAACATGGCAAGCCCTCCATAAACATCCATAAACACTAACATGGACTCTGCGGGGTCATGTTTAATAGGTCACACCATCACAAGTTGGGTTGAAACGCAAAACCTGCGGGGTCATGTTTAATAGGTCACACCATCACAAGTTGGGTTGAAACGCAAAACCAAAATGAGCATTTCCTATTGGACCAAGTCCAAGTAGCCCCTCCCCTTTTTCAGTGTGTGTTCTTCCGTTCAGTGTCTAATGGTACTTCTGGTCTGCTATCCTGTATACCTCTCTTTGTCAAACAGAAAGAAGATGGACATTTGACGGAGGTGTAGTTACAGCTGTTAGCCTAATTGATGTTCCTCAATCATGACtatatgtttttttattgtttaactTTTTGATGGTTGCTTTAATGCTTATTTATGCAGAGTACTACAGGGACGTATACCCTTCTTTTTGCTTCATGACAGACTGTAACAGCGACTCGTACTGGATGCTTTTATACTGAACACTATTCAGCCCTGATACACACCGATCACGTGTATCAACTCTTTTGTTCTCCAACTATTCTCTATATTCTCACTGGTTATTGCCACATCAGACTTTTGGGGGACTGAAAAGAAAGTGGATTGATTAAGCGGAATCGTTGATGTAGCTAGATTGTCGATTTGACTGAAAAGGAGAATGTACATACCTAGATGTGCTAGTTCAGAATGCTGTCGTAAGCAAGCTGCACCGAATTTCTCTCTCACATTCATTTAAACAGCAATCACCTGAATTGCAGGTTGTTTGCCCAAAAGAGCAGGAATTAGTGAACTGGAAAATGTATTGATAACTGAATCTAGATGGTAaagctttaaaaaatatattttttctgataTATAGACATTTTGATAGGCCCCATCTCAAAAAATTCAACAACGTCCTGTATATTTCTATTAGGAAGAGGCCTATCTTTGACTGACTGTGCTTTATGAAGAGCCTTATTGATCAGTACTGTAAGAATAACCATTTAAATGTGCTTAAAAGTACAAGTATCCAGAATGACTGGCTACATTGCTCAGTATGGTTTAACGGAAGCCTCAAGAATATAACTTCATTTAGGTAAAACGTTAAAACTAATGAAAAGGTATTTTGATGCTATGACCTTTTTGTATTCTGACTAATTGAATAATGTACTTCAAAACATTGGGTGTTATTTTTGGAGTTATCTATTCTTAAGGAATAAAGCACAAAAAACAACCAGAGTAAAATGCCGTTTCTTATTTCTAGAAGTTCTACTATCATCATGAGCTTTGTAGGTGTATTCCTGTTTATTTACTAGTTGTATTCATTTTCAGTCTGGTGTATGAGATGTATATTGAGAAAGATAAAGACATCTTTGTTTGCGTGGATAGTATTGACACATTATCAATCTGAAGTTCAACAGTGCATCACTCTGAGATGTTATTTTCTTCTACATCAAATAACTTCATAAATCCAACATTGTACTCTGCTGGCCCATTCCCAAAGTATTACATCTCCAGTGCAGTGTTCAATCTGGCCACAAGGTGTCTAGCTGCTCTCATCACTGTACTATTATAGACCATAGGATATCCTGTGCTTTCCAAAATACCAGATGGTGTCTACTATCTCCAATTTGACGCTGATAGATTGATTATATAACAAATGtacgctaccgttcaaaagtttggggtcacatagaaatgtccttgttttttaaagaaaagcacatgtgtccattaaaataacatcaaattgatcagaaatacagtgtagacattgttaatgttgtaaaagactattgtagctggaaacgggtgatttttctttaatggaatatctacataggtgtacagaggtccattatcagcaaccctcactcctgtgttacaatggcacgttgtggctcagtggtagagcatggtgtttgcaacgccagcatggtgtgtgcaacgccagggttgtgggtttgattcccacggagggccagtacaaaaaaaataataatatgaaatatatgcattcactactgtaagttgctctggataagagcatctgctaaatgactaaaatgtcaatgtaaaacgtgttagctaatccaagtttatccttttaaaaggctaattgatcattaaacccttttgcaattatgttagcacagctgaacactgttgtgctgattgaagcaatgaaactggcctttagacttgttgagtatctggagcatcagcatttgtgggttcaatgcgagaaattgccaagaaactgaagatctcatacaatgctgtgtactactcccttcacagaagagcgcaaactgtctctaaccagaatagaaagaggagtgggaggacccggtgcacaactgagcaacagGACAAGTAtgttagagtgtctagtttgagaaacagaggcctcacaagtcctcaactggcagctatattaaatagtacccgcaaaacaccagtctcaacattaacaatgaagaggcgactccgggatgctggccttctaggcagagttccttacatttttattggccagtctgagaaatggctttttctttgcaactctgcctagaatgccagcatcctggagttgcctcttcactgttgactttgagactggacaacaagacaacaaagtcaatatattggagtggccatcacaaagccctgacctcaatcctatagaaaatgtgtgggcataactgaaaaagcgtgtgcgagcaaggaggcctacaaacctgactccgttacaccatctctgtcaggaggaatgggccaaaattcacccaacttattgtgggaagcttgtggaaggctacccgaaacatttgacccaagttaaacaatttaaaggcaatgctaccaaatactaatttagtgtatgtaaagtcggacccactgggaatgtgaagaaagaaataaaagctgaaataaatgtctctctactattattctgacatgtcacattcttaaaataaagtggtgatcctaactgtcctaaaataggacatttttactaggattaaatgtcaggaattgtgaaaaactgagtttaaatgtatttggctaaggtgtatgtaaacttccgacttcaactgtagatattccattacaaatcagccgtttccagctacaatagtcattaacaatgtctacactgtatttctgatcaatttgatgttattttaatgggcaaaaaatttgtttttctttcattctttcaaaaacaaggacatttctaagtgaccacaaacttttgaacggtagtgtatatatacaggtatctgccaaaataaaggaaacacttgaataatgagggatacaaagtacagTATATTGAAAGCTGGTACTTCTGCACATGGTGGTCCTGAGCAATTCCTAAGcagttaacatcccatcatgcttagggtcatgtataaaaatgttgGGCAGGCCCACTTGCCTATTATTTTGCCTGCattggctatgcccccatagggtAACAATGCCCCAATCCACAGGGCACAAGTGGCCACTGAatagtttgatgagcatgaaaacaatttaaaccatatgccatggctgtctcagaccagatctcaacccaattgaatacTTATAGGACATTCTGGAACAGCGCCTGAGGCAACGttttccatcaacaaaacaccaaatgatttAATTTCTTGTGGAaaaatggtgtcgcatccctacAATAGTTCCAGATacatgtagaatctatgccaaggtgcattgaagctgttttgGCTCGTGGTGGCTCAATGCCGTGTTAACACACTTTTAAATggatgtttcctttattttggcagttacctgtatgtggaaTTTATTCATGGGTAGAGATTATTTGGAAGATTCTTTTTACAAGAATACTGGGTACGAACGCCAAGAAGCATTCAGAGGCCTGTTGCAAGGGGTTCTGAGGCATAGGTTCTGAAGAGCAGAATCAAAACCCTTATTCCTGAACTGTCCCTATGAATGCTGATTTTCATGCAAATGTATCTCTATTTTATTAGAGCATACGACTGCTGAATTCCCTGGAGgccctagtgtctgcaggtttctgggttttcctttcaattaagacctaggcaaccaggttaggggagttccttactaattagtcaCCTtatttcatcaatcaagtacaagggaggagggaAAACCTTCAGACACTCGGCcttccgtggaatgagtttgacgcaTGTGCCTTAGGGTATCCATTGCACCAAAGCCTTCCAACGCCATTCCTTCAGGGTCAAACGCTGGTCTTTGCTCCAGCACCACTCTATCATGGTATCATCGTTCAAGTCACACACATTCgataaaacccacatggaaaatgaaattgGCACAGTCCTTCCTGGTTCCTGATACGTTCCATTTTTAGGATGTTATTTGAGCTTCCAACATCCACATGTCTTGACTAGACTGAACTTGGGAGAATGTGGAGTGTAACAATTGACAAATTGATGAGTATCAATATGTAATTGGCTGCAGGCACAATGAACATCAATGTCTCTGCAAATATGGTCACTCACTGAATGGAGATGAGGTGAAATGACAAGCAATAGGCCTGTGGTAGCTCTCCAGCACCCCACATTTGAACCCTTGCAGTAGTTAAATCACATAGACGAAGTAAAGGTCAACCTAAAAATATGGCAGATGACCTTCTCATAATCTGCCAGGCTACTGAATACATATACACTGCACCCTGGGATGGCCTATATCTCTCTATTTATATAGATTTATCATGTCAAAGAGGGTGACATTTTGGTAAGGCGACACCAAAAAGCAGGCACAACTTTACCATGGATATTTTCTGTGATATGGTAATATAAATGTTTTAGGAAATCTTATCAATGTCTTAATAGGCTATGTTAAGGGTGGGCAGATGCTGCCCTGGACTGGCAGCAGCAATCACTTTAATTGTTTATGGGGTTGTCATAGTCATCAGAAAGGGGgaggtgtaacagtatagcttccgtccctctcctcgcccctacctgggctcgaaccagggaccctctgcacacatcaataacagccaccctcgaagcatcgttacccatcgctccacaaaagccacggcccttgcagagcaaggtctcagagcgagtgacgtcaccgattgaaacgctattagcgcgcaccaccactaactTGCTAGTCATTTAACATCGGTTACAGAGGCAATAGGTTCTGTAGGGATATATGCCGTATTcagaacaactgggaactcgaataaatacgaggtcaaatcatgacgtcagtgatcttcaggttggaaggtcggagctctagaaagaggccgagttcccgagttggaattccgagttggatgaccgttcaagtCGATTCTTCTCTGTCGGAGCTAGTGTTTTTctgttcccagttgttttgaacgcactgaagtcagaagtcagagattttcgagttcccagttgttttgaacgcactgaagtcagaagtcagagattttcgagttcccagttgttttgaacgcggcaataAACTAGGGGAAGAGCCCCATTTCGTTCTCTCATTATTATCTCTCTGAGGGAATACCTCCCACTGGACTGTGAGTTAAGGCTAGCTACTGTAGTTCAGGCTAGGTATGTTGTTTTATGCAGCTCCCGTTACCCCGCTGTGTAACATTAAAACACCTTTTGGCATTAACTGTAATTCCCTCTCTGTCCTTTTGTTATTTAAGCTAGTAGGgctatcccacttctgacaccaatgtagcgaACAGCAGGGAAGGGAAGTGAACCTGGGTCGCTGGTGTGAAACCCTACACATTGCACGAATACCGATAACCCACTTGGTGGGACTTGTGACGTAGCTCAAATAGCGAGAATCGCCACACTACCCCCCAAATTTGCTgtattggtgtcagaagtgggatggagCCCGTGAGGCCATCGGAGAGACGTGTACACGTGAGGGATCTGCCATAGAGAAGCGTGGGGACACGGGGTAATGTAGtgaccttaaagggatacttcgggatttagTCCATGATGCCCTTTATGTACTTCCCCAgcgtcagatgaacttgtggataccatatttatgtctctgtgtccagtatgatggaagttagaggtagttttgtgagccaatgttcgcacaatgactggaagtctgggtatctgctagcaagctgcccggtacagttgaaaccgggattcatctgtgaagagcatgcTTCTTCAGTGTGCcattggccatcgaaggtgagcatttgcccactgaagtcagttacaacgccgaactgcagtcaggtcaagatcctggtgaggacaacgagcatgcagatgagcttcgctgagatggtttctgacagtttgtgcatcaattcttcagttgtgcaaacccagtttcatcagctgtctgggtggctggtctcagacgatcccacaggtgaagaagccggatgaggaggtcctgggctgtgaggcccagttggacgtactgccaaattctctaaaactatgttggaggcggcttatggtagagaaattaacattctctgccaacagctctggtggacattcctgcagtcagcatgccaattgcacgctccctcacaacttgagacgtctgtggcattgtgttgtgtgacaaaactgcacattttatagtggccttttattgtcccccagcacaaggtacacctgtgtaatggtcatgctgtttaatcagcttcttgttatgccacacctgtcaggtggatgatactgtgtgtgactgtgtgagagcgaagtcttgcattTCACTCATCACAGTGGTTGCTTTCCACTGCTCAGACATTGCATGCATCATCCAATGGTTGCTTGTCACGTCATCGACTGTGTCagactgacagattgctataacatatgatgtggttagctgatacataAAATACCTGTCCAGGCCACAGGAGGCAGCTGAGGGAAGGACgggtcataataatggctggaacggcggTAATGGAATGAATGGCATCAAACAAATGAAAAccgtgtgtttgatgtatttgataccattccaccaattccgctccagtcattaccacgagcccgtcctccccaataaaggcaccaccaacctcctgtgatccaGTCATAAGATCTGGCAGGCATCAGCAATGCCTAGGCAGGGGAAAGCACCCAATATCTGCAGTGCTGCTCATGGTAACATAATTTGGCTGAGTCTACCTGTATTTCCATGTGTATTAACAATTGTCAAATTGGTTTATCAATCCATCTAACCTCACCTGTTTCATTTATTAGTAGCTATATTGTAAAGAAACAGGAAGGGAGCAGGTTTGAACCCTCggccttctagcccgaagtccagcgcgctatcgactgtgccgcaaaagcatgctcgaactgcagagtcgatatccgcgcttataaacccagggtcgttacaatattaATGAAATATCAAATTAGGCTTGTAATGAgaacatatatttttttgccaAGATACGCCCATTTGCAATGCTGCCAATCTAACTAAAACAATAATAATGGGGGTACAAAGCACGACTGTCCACACCGTCCAAATTAATGGTGCAGGTTTTTTGTTCCGTATTTACTGCGGATTGACAAGCCACCGCGACCTTGACATTCTGACCGGGCGTGCGCACGCGGAGGCGTGTCCACGGACTCAATGGGGAGATAAAAGGCGAGCGCACCTTTACTCGTCCCCGCTTCCCCTTGTGAACAAGTGGACAGACAGAGGCTATACAAGAACGGTACTTTAAAAACTTTCTTTGCTCTTTTATGCGTTCCAAAACCAACTTTAGTTGACAGTTTCAAGTATGCCTTAATTGTATGTGATTTACGCACTGTGCAGTGTAGGCCTACCTGGTGTTTTGAATAGCTGTCTTTTAACTTTGGGCTAGCCTACGTGTGTTTTAAATGTGTTTTCTGTGCATGCAGACTTagtacattttccatgacttatGTCAACTGTGTACATTAACAAAACACTGCTGATAGATGCCACAGATGTAATGGCCATCTTATTTGTTTTCTCTCTATAGTGACTGTTAATCTGAATCGtagatcagtgtttcccaaactcagtcctggaaTATGACATAGTAGTGCAAAGCTGATTTCAAATAGCCTAATCAAAGCATGATGCGTTGATCATTTGAATCGGCTGTTTACTACTAgaagaaaaaacaggtttgggAAACGCTGACATGGCTACTTAGTCAATGTGCATTCTACTCCTACTTGTTGGGTTttaatttgtgttttattttcagAGTACTATACCATATCAGGCAAAATGGTGAAGATTGGGATCAATGGGTAACCTGCTTTTTGTCAATAATTTAAAAAGAAATTACTGGTTTTTGTATCGGCACTAGAGGACAGAGTTCAAAATCTCACAGAAGAGACCCATGCTTGCATTGCACAAATCCCTTGATACAGTTTGTGTACTTTGGAACCAAGTTGGAGGAAAACTCGTGCCATACTGTAACTACTAGTTCACAAGCCTAGTCTTCACACTTCTCATGTCCATTCTCTACTTATTTATAGTTAAGGTGTCACATCGCCTCTACAGCACTCTTGTATCTCCTCAGCTGTCACATTCCTTTATTCTACCCATCTAATAATATCCCGCTGACCTTGTCAGCTAAAGTtccgtttttttttgttttttttttttgagctCTTTGACCAATCATATCCTTCTAACCTTTATTTGACCAATAGACTGCTGTAATTGAGCTGCAGGAAGCTAAGATTGATAGAAGCCCTTTCCCAAAATCAACCTGTAATGATGGCCATTTGAAATCTGGGACACGAATGTGCTGATTGACCTATATACAGTATGGAAACGGAACTCTTCACATTGAGTGCAAAATATCCTCCTGACTGTTCAGGTCCCTCAAAGCCTATGTCATAGACTCATAAAAAGGTATTTAGTATGACTTAACTTCATTGATTTAAACAAATTACTTGTTAATGGTAAAGGACAGCAAGGAATTTGCTCCCCAATGCCATTTTTTTTTCACTGGCTCATACTCTTACCAAATAGGCTACTTGTTTTTCATCCTGTTTTTACTCAGTTCTGATGCACTTTGACTCCTTTGGTGGTCAATACATTGACCCTTGTGAACAGGACACCCTTTTAGCTGGGGGTGTGTCGGATTTGTGTCACTGGGCAAAGTTCAAATGAGTTAAACATTGTGGTGATCCTTATGAGTGACACTGAATCCTCAATCACAGGGATTTTATCATCCCCTCAACTTGATTGGTCTGTTTATCACAAGACAAATCTGTGCAGTAATTGGCTGCTAATGTTATGTAAATTAAAGTTATTTCAGCTGCCAGGaactgacttaaaaaaaaaaaaattgggataTAAAAGAATTCTAGACTATAATCCAGTTTAGTTTGTATTTCAGTGGTGTCTAGGCTTTTCTCAACCACTGACTGCAACTAAAGTCTCCAGCATTCACAGTATTTGACCAATGTGGTCCTATCAGTAATCAGCTAGAGTTAAACAGTAACCATCAGACTTCATTCACTTCACGTAAGGGAGCAGTCCCATGTGGGACTGCTCTTAACTAACTCTTAACTATTCACCCAATTTATGCTGAAACTACCTACACAACTGATGGCAAGATATACATTTAGCtatcctgaacaaaaatataaacccaactatttaaaagattttgctgagttacaggtCATAAGGAAATTGGTTAACTGAAATCAATAAATTAGGCactaatctgtggatttcacatgactgagcaggggTTGCATAAACCCACCCACTTGGGTGCCAAGCCCACCCATTGGGGCGCTAGGCCTAGCCAATCAGTTACCCCCACAAAAAGGCTTTAAGACTCCTCAgtatcccacaggtgaagaaactggatgtggaggtcccggGTTGACGTGGTTGAGGctgattggacgtactgccaaattcttgaaaatgacgttggaggtggcttatggtagaaattattctctgccaacagctctggtgggcattcctgcagtcatagcaattgcatgctccctcagcttgagacatctgtggcgttgcgTAACAAAACTGCAAATTGTAGatttgccttttattgtccccagcacaaggtgcccctgtgtaatgatcatgctgtttaatctgctGCTTATTATGctacacctgtcaagtggatggactATCTTGACAAAGGCTAAAATGCTcagagggatgtaaacaaatttgtacacaattttacaaaagctttttgtgcgtatggaacattacTGCTGTCatatgttgcatttatttttgttcagtgtataaaaaAAATGCTATGATTTGAGGGTAATGTCCCTTTAACTGCACAGGCCAACCAAGCTTAAACAGACTAGTCTTTAACCTGCTTTTCCAATTTGTCCTCAACCCCGCACTTCTCATTTCTGGTCACGCTGCACCAACCCAACCATATTGGGCATAAACAAAGACTCTGGGCTGCAAATGTCAAGGTTGGCAGGTGTTGTAGAGCTGCCAGACATGTCAGTTTAGGGCTGCTGCCGCATGCTGGTGTGGTAATATGATACACGAGGATTAACTAAGATTCCTTCTCGTCTCAGATTTGGGCGTATTGGGCGTCTGGTGACCCGTGCCGCCGCCAAGGGCGGCAAGGTCGAGGTCGTCGCCATCAATGACCCCTTCATTGACCTGGACTACATGGTGAACTTCATACCGCATTAAGAAATGCAGTACACATAAACCAGTTTTAGCTGCTCATGTTTACTGTACCACCACTTACTGGCTTTAAAGTCCTGCCCTGTTCCATAGGTCTACATGTTCAAGTATGACTCCACC is part of the Salmo trutta chromosome 34, fSalTru1.1, whole genome shotgun sequence genome and encodes:
- the LOC115173506 gene encoding inhibitor of growth protein 4; translation: MAAGMYLEHYLDSIENLPFELQRNFTLMRDLDTRTEDLKGQINSLACEYTSNAHTLSSEQGESTDYDSTSSKGNKSELRGPKEKKVARTRLKAKSDDDCSPKSGQKKVKLTQTPEFTAPTVNFGNVHPSDVLDMPVDPNEPTYCLCHQVSYGEMIGCHNTDCSIEWFHFACVGLTTKPRGKWYCPRCTQERKRK